The genomic segment GCGGGGATAAGATATGCGAATCTCATCACCGCCATCATGCCGCAGAAAAACGTCAGGCTCGCCCTTTTTCAGTTCACCGACAATGTCATCCTCGACACTTGCGCCAGGGGTGTCCTGGATGGATTGAGAAAGAGCGGCGTCCTGGAGAAAGAGAACATAGTCGTGGACCACAAGATGGCCCACGGCGAGTTCCCCACCGCCCAGTCCATTGCGCAGGAGATGGTGAGCAGGAACTACGATTACATCGTCACGGTGTCGACGATATCACTCCAGGTAACGGCGAACCACAACAAGAAGATACCCCATATTTTCGCGGCCGTAACCGACCCAATAAAGGCCGGGGTGGCAACAAGCTTCACGAACCACCCCGCGAACCTGACGGGACTCGCCACCCCTCAACCCGTGGAAGCGACGGTGCGGCTCATGCGAAAGGTCTTTCCCGGGGCAAAGGTCATCGGGATGATCTGGAGCCCCGCAGAGGTCAATTCCGAGATATGCACGGTGATGACAAGGGCGGCGGCAAAAAAACATGGGTTCAAGGTGGTGGAGGTCCAGATCACCGGCACTCAGGAGATAGACCAGGCGCTGCGATCGATCCTCAGCAGCGAACCGGATATCTTCTTCACCTCGGGAGACACGACGGTCTCCGCCGTCATTCCCTCGGTGGCACAGAAGCTCCGGCAGAAAAAGATACCCTATGTGACCAACACCCCGGCGGATATCGATTCGGGGGTTTTCATGTGCCTTGGAGCCGATTACTACGACGTGGGGCTCAAGGCGGCGGACATCGCCGTCAGGATCGTCAGGGGAGAGAAACCGGCCGCGATCCCCATCGTCTCTTATGTGCCCGAACAGCTCACCCTCAATCTGTCCCTGGCAAAGGAATATGGCATCACAATACCCGATGACATCACAAAGAAGGCTGTACGGGTGGTGAGATAGCATATGATAAAGATCGTCGATTATCACAAGACCTTCAATGCCGGCACCCTCAACGAGGTCTATGCGCTTCGGGGCATCGATCTCCGTATTGACGAGGGGGATTTCCTGACCATCATCGGCACGAACGGCTCCGGCAAATCGACCCTTCTCAACGCCATCGCCGGCACCTTCCTCCCTGACCGGGGGACCATAACCATGGGCGGCAGGGACGTGGGAGGGGAGGCCGATTTTCAGCGCGCACGATCCATTTCACGCGTCTTTCAGAACCCCTTCATGGGAACGGCCCCGGACATGACGATCGCCGAGAACATCCACCTCGCCTTCATGAGGGGGAAGCCCCGCTATCCTGTCCCCGGCCTCACCCGGGAACGTTTAGCCCTCTACCGTGAAGAGGTAAGGATGCTGGAAATGCAGCTCGAGGACAGGCTCGACAACACCATAGGCACTCTTTCCGGCGGACAGAGACAGGCCCTTACGCTCCTCATGGCCGTTATGAACGAACCGAAGGTCCTCCTTCTCGACGAACATACCGCAGCCCTCGACCCAAAATCCGCCGCGCAGGTGGTGGCCCTCACCGAACGGTTCATCGCCCGCTACCACCTCACGACCGTTATGATCACCCACAGCATGCAGCAGGCACTCGCCCTCGGCTCCAGGACCATTCTGATGCACAAGGGGCAGATCATAGAGGAGATCTCGGGAAAGGACAAGCAGTATCTCACCACCACGGACCTCCTTGACCGCTTCGCTGACCTGAGAAAACAGGAACAGCTCACCGCCGAGATGATAGAGGAGATGCGGAGGGAATATCTTTAACCCCCTCACCCGTCCAATCCCATCGCCCGCCACCCGCAACCTGTTGTTGCCCCCGCTCTTGACAAACCGGACAAATAACGGCATAATCCTACTCTACATGTTTACATGACCCATTTCTTCCTGGACAGGTCGCCAGGGTATCGCACCAACAGTTTGGGAAGTACATTGGGAAGAAGAAAGGAGCAGGGATGGCGAAACGCAATCAAAACAGTTTTTTGAAAAGGCAGAAGGAGATCAAGCGTCAGCAGAAAGCACAGGAAAAGATGATGAGAAGACAGGGCCTCAAAAAACCGGGACCCGAAGAAGAGATCAACGAAGAGACAACCGCCGCCGACGAAGTGGAAGCCACGAGCGAGGAGCAATCCGCCGGTGAAGATGAAGGAACAGCTGCGAGCGGAGAGCAGTCCGCCGGTGACAGGGATTAGACAGCATAAGCCCGGATTCACGCTTCGGGCAGATAAGAACAGACACAAGCTTCAGTTCAGGCATTAACAAGCAACGATCAGGTTCGAATCAATCACATTAGACATTGTCGCCGGATAAAGCACCGCTTTGAGCGACGTACGGACAGTCTGCACACCTTGATGCCTCAGGGGATCAACGAACATAACGAACATCCCCCGCTTCTCGGGACCTGGTTCAGCGCCCCGGGATAGACCCGGTGTCGAAATTAAGCTTCTCCCCGAGTTCAACAAAACCATCCAGCCATTGGGCTGCTTCGGGTTTGCCGCCTAACGCCTCTCCTGCCACATCGTGATACACAGACCTTGCCATGGAGAAATACATATTCTGGATTTCCCAGAGATTCACCTCGATGGGCAGCAGCCAGAAAAGCTCCGCCGTCGTCTTCATGGCCTCGATGAGTGAAACGTCCGATGGGTTTCCGTGAAAAAGAGACATCTGCTCCTTGAGCCTTTTTCTTATTATCAGTTCTATTTCCACCGTATCATAACGGAGGCCCCACTTCTCGATCTCCTTTACGATCCCGCGAATACGGTTTCCATCAAGAACATCCTGGGAAAAGGCCTCCTTTAGATCAACATTGAGAACGAATTCGGCGGCGGCCTTAAACGCGTTGGGAACCGCCATGCCCGCCTCGCGAAAAAAGTTCATGAGGATCCGTTCGCCCTCAAAAAGATCCCTGTAAACAGTTTCATATTTCTCGTAGGTGTCCTTGAGCAGAAGGTTCATAACCGCGTGTTGCCGGTCCTTAAAAAGACTGGTGAAGGAGTAGTTGTGCATTCCAAAGTGGCGGTCCATGAGGTGAATAACCTCGGCGAAGTCGGCCTTTTCGAAAGCGGCGGTTATCTCCTTTCTCATTGCCCGAAAGATCTCCTCGCCGCGGTACTCCCTTGCTCCGCCGTTGAAAGCATGGCCTCCCATGTGGAGAAGCGCAAAACTGATGTGCTCGGAATCACCGATAATGCGGGAAGTGACGAGGACCTTGCCGATGGTCAGCGTCGTCCTGCCGGCCGCTATCCTGAAATAATCCTCTTTGTCCACGGAGAAACTATATACTTCCGTGTGGTCACCAAAGTCTTCTATCACCGAAGAGACGGCATAGTGGACAGCCACCTTCTTGAGGTCTATCGCTACGGGCTTGACGAACCTGTCGAATATCCGGGCGCCGTTCCCCGCTTCAGGGACGTTGCTTTTTGCCTTCTCGAGGAGGGACCTGAAAGTCTTCTCCCTGCCCTTGCCGCAGATATCCTCGATGAGCTGGATCGCCCTTCCCGCATACTGGATGATCTGGACCGTTTCTATCCCGGAAAGCTCGTCGAAGAACCAGCCGCAACTCGTATACATAAGCAGTCCGTGGCGCTGAGATTCTAGAAGCTTCAAGACGATGGTCCTCTCATCAGCGTTGAGGACCCTTCGGCCATGTTTCGCGAAAAACGCGTCAACGGCCTCCTGGCCGCGGTCGAGGATAACATCGATGTAATCATCCCGGGCCGACCAGGGGTCCTGAAGATACTCCAGGGCCTTCCTCGTGTACGCCTGGGCCAGTTCATCACGCAGCCAGTCAAGGGCATCACGCAAAGGGCCTCTCCATCCCTGGTTCCAACCGCCGTGTCCGCCTGAATTGCACCCGCAATCACCACGCCATCGCTCGATACCATGAGCACAGCTCCAGGAGGTGTTCTCGTAGATGCTTACCTCATGAACCGCCGGGAATCTCTCGAGAAATTCGCCATAATTGGTCAATCGGGCAAGGCCCTGGCTTTCGATGTGGTTCAGGGCAAACGCAAGGGCCATGTCACCAAAACGGTGATGATGCCCATAGGTCTCGCCATCGGTGGCGATATGCATGAGCTGGGTCCAGGTCCTCTCACCGGAGAAACCCGAGACCAACCTTTGCGCCAGATCTTCACCTTTTTTCAGCAGGCCCTCGAAGGCGACGGCGCTGGATATAGGCCCATCATAAAAGAAAACGGTTATCCTCTTACCGGAAGGAAGGCGCACGATGTA from the Syntrophorhabdaceae bacterium genome contains:
- a CDS encoding ABC transporter substrate binding protein; its protein translation is MELWVGALNLGFLYAFVAIGIYITFRIHDFPDITVDGTFTTGAAVTAVLVVAGVHPLLAVLASFLACAAAGSITALINTRLHVNSLLAGILVMTGLYSINLHIMGRSNIPLLSTPEFFHLLNRANPGIPYEIWTALCLTVIMAVSWMAVSFFFKTDFGLSMRASGNNPVMSRAAGINVDRVKIFGVAIANRLVGISGSLVAQYQGFADIGMGIGTVVTGLASVIIGESILKRHSIYAWIGSAVIGSVIFRFMIAIALYAGMDPVDLKLLTAIFVLITLIVTAKIARGAGRVKKKHLVTAAVAAAIVLGIFAGIRYANLITAIMPQKNVRLALFQFTDNVILDTCARGVLDGLRKSGVLEKENIVVDHKMAHGEFPTAQSIAQEMVSRNYDYIVTVSTISLQVTANHNKKIPHIFAAVTDPIKAGVATSFTNHPANLTGLATPQPVEATVRLMRKVFPGAKVIGMIWSPAEVNSEICTVMTRAAAKKHGFKVVEVQITGTQEIDQALRSILSSEPDIFFTSGDTTVSAVIPSVAQKLRQKKIPYVTNTPADIDSGVFMCLGADYYDVGLKAADIAVRIVRGEKPAAIPIVSYVPEQLTLNLSLAKEYGITIPDDITKKAVRVVR
- a CDS encoding ATP-binding cassette domain-containing protein; its protein translation is MIKIVDYHKTFNAGTLNEVYALRGIDLRIDEGDFLTIIGTNGSGKSTLLNAIAGTFLPDRGTITMGGRDVGGEADFQRARSISRVFQNPFMGTAPDMTIAENIHLAFMRGKPRYPVPGLTRERLALYREEVRMLEMQLEDRLDNTIGTLSGGQRQALTLLMAVMNEPKVLLLDEHTAALDPKSAAQVVALTERFIARYHLTTVMITHSMQQALALGSRTILMHKGQIIEEISGKDKQYLTTTDLLDRFADLRKQEQLTAEMIEEMRREYL
- a CDS encoding DUF3536 domain-containing protein yields the protein MMEEKASPSAAERYICIHCHFYQPPRENPWLESIEVQDSAYPFHDWNERITSECYAPNLAARMIDGNGRITDIVSNYSRISFNFGPTLLAWMSAFAPDVYAEILEADRLSVSLRSGHGNALAQVYNHIIMPLANSRDRRTQVLWGIRDFQKRFGREPEGMWLAETAVDLETLEHLAAAGILFTILAPNQAMKVRKIGSGKWKDVTGGRIDPTRPYIVRLPSGKRITVFFYDGPISSAVAFEGLLKKGEDLAQRLVSGFSGERTWTQLMHIATDGETYGHHHRFGDMALAFALNHIESQGLARLTNYGEFLERFPAVHEVSIYENTSWSCAHGIERWRGDCGCNSGGHGGWNQGWRGPLRDALDWLRDELAQAYTRKALEYLQDPWSARDDYIDVILDRGQEAVDAFFAKHGRRVLNADERTIVLKLLESQRHGLLMYTSCGWFFDELSGIETVQIIQYAGRAIQLIEDICGKGREKTFRSLLEKAKSNVPEAGNGARIFDRFVKPVAIDLKKVAVHYAVSSVIEDFGDHTEVYSFSVDKEDYFRIAAGRTTLTIGKVLVTSRIIGDSEHISFALLHMGGHAFNGGAREYRGEEIFRAMRKEITAAFEKADFAEVIHLMDRHFGMHNYSFTSLFKDRQHAVMNLLLKDTYEKYETVYRDLFEGERILMNFFREAGMAVPNAFKAAAEFVLNVDLKEAFSQDVLDGNRIRGIVKEIEKWGLRYDTVEIELIIRKRLKEQMSLFHGNPSDVSLIEAMKTTAELFWLLPIEVNLWEIQNMYFSMARSVYHDVAGEALGGKPEAAQWLDGFVELGEKLNFDTGSIPGR